The nucleotide sequence ACGTGTGGGCTGTCTTGAGCGATGTACTAGCAGCTAAGGTCTGAAGCCAACGAAAAGACTAGTGGCTAACGAACTAGTTTCCCTCCTTGAAAGAAAGGGGAAGCTAGTTTGTTAGCCACTAGTCTTTTCAGCCGTTAATTATGTCTTGGGCTACTTGGCGTTGTACAGCTTCTGGTAGTACTCAGTGGCCATGCGGTGTGACTCGAACTCGGGTTCTACTTCGCGCATTGCGGTTTTCACTACTTCCAGGTACTTATCGGGCTGGCCGTAGTAGAGCGGCACGATTTCGTTTTCCAGTACATCGAGCAAGTTGGTGGCTTCGATGTCGTCCTTCACATTGTCGGCCTGGTAAGGGTCGGTGTGGGGGATGATGAAGCTGTTTTCGCCGTGACGAGCAAATTCGGGTACCCAACCGTCGGCGATGCTGAGGCTAACGGAACCGTTCATGGCGGCGGTCATGCCGCTGGTGCCGGAGGCTTCGCGGGGGTAGCGGGGTGTGTTCAGCCAGATGTCGGAACCGCGCTTGAGGTAGCCTGATAGGGTCAGCTCATAACCCGTCAGCACCGCGCAGTTGTTGAGCGGCTTGACTTTGCGGATGATGTCGTTGAAGAGGCCGATGGCGCCGTAGTCCTTCGGATAGGGCTTGCCGGCCCACAAGACCTGCACGGGACGGTCGGTGTTGTTGATGATGCCAAGGAACCGCTCGAAATGACGCAGAATCAGGTCGGCGCGTTTGTAACCGGCGAAGCGGCGGGCCCACACTACGGTCAGGACGTCGGGGTTGAGCAGAGTGCCGGTTTGGTCGGCTACGATGTCGAAGAGTTGCTTTTTCAGCTTGCGCTTGCGGGCGAGCAGGGCCGTATCGTCGTTGGCTTCGAGGGCGGCGTGCAGTTGCTGGTCGCGCCAGTAGGTGCCGTTTTGGGCGTTGGTGATGGCAATGATGGGACAGATGCCTTTGTTGCTGCCCCACATTTCGTTGGCAACGGTGCCGTGCACTTTGCTTACGCCGTTGGAGAGGCGCGAAAAGCGCAGGGCGGTAAGTGTGTAGTTCAGTTGGCCGTTTTCCACGCCCGCTACGCGGGTGATTTCCTCGGCGGGCACCGACCCGAAGAACGACATCTTCGCCAGCAGTTGCAGCGGGTGCTCCTCGTTGCCGGCTAGCTCGGGCGTGTGCGTGGTGAATACCAAGCGCTTCCGCACTTCTTCCAGCTGCCGACCGTGCTTTTCGTAGAGGTAGAACGCCAGCGGCAAACCGTGACCCTCGTTGAGATGGTACACATCCACGTTCACGCCTAATATGTCGAGCAGCTTACCGCCGCCCACGCCGAGCAAGATGCTTTGCGCGATACGAGCGGCCGTGTCGGCGTCGTAGAGGTGGTGGGAGATGGTGCGCGAGATAAAGTCGTTTTCGGGAATGTCGGTGGTGAGGAAGAACATCGGGGCCGTGCCGAACGTGTCGGGGGCTAGGTAGAGGGCCTTCACGTGCACATCCACATCGTGGATGGTGATGGGGAAGGTGATGCCGGTGTCCTGGAGGAAGGAATACGACTTCTGGCGGAAGTCGGCGCGCATGGTTTGGTCTTCGTTGCGACCTTGGTCGTAGTAGCCGAAGCTCCACAGAATGCCAATGCCCACCAGGTTTTGCTTGAGCTCGTAGGCCGAGCGCATGTGCGAGCCAGCTAGGAAGCCGAGGCCCCCGGAATAGGTTTTCAGGGCCTGATCCAGGGCAAATTCCATGGAGAAGTACGCCGCCTGCGTCGTGAATTCGGCAGCGGGAGAGTAGGGTTTAAATTCGAAAGCCATTGAAAAAGGAGGTCAGAGAAAAGGTAGCTCAACCAAGCCACCCACAGCCCCGGCATACGGCCAGCACAGCAATACGTTCGGGGCAAGCGCCGGCCAAGGTGCGGACATTCCAAGTGAAAAACAAAGCGTACTAGGTGCGCCTCAGTGTGCCCCAAGCGGAATCATCGGAAAATCAAGGGCAAGAGCAGCCGCACTTACGGCAGCCGGAAAACACATGTAAGGGGTAGCTACTCGGCGTTTTGTGGTTTGAAAAGCAGAGCTGTCAGGTTGGAGGGATACAGGTATAAATAGGCTAATTCATATGACTATATGGAGCAGTCTGCACAAGGCCAAGATTGGAAAACTGTTGTAAGTTGACACAACCGTAACATTTAGTTTGGTCTAACTAGCTGATTGACTAGGTAGTTTTGCGCTCTTGTCCTACTCCAACCCCAACCCTAAACAAGCTTAGATGAAGTTCACTCCTTTACTTGCCACCGCGCTACTGACGCTGTCG is from Hymenobacter tibetensis and encodes:
- the glgP gene encoding alpha-glucan family phosphorylase; translated protein: MAFEFKPYSPAAEFTTQAAYFSMEFALDQALKTYSGGLGFLAGSHMRSAYELKQNLVGIGILWSFGYYDQGRNEDQTMRADFRQKSYSFLQDTGITFPITIHDVDVHVKALYLAPDTFGTAPMFFLTTDIPENDFISRTISHHLYDADTAARIAQSILLGVGGGKLLDILGVNVDVYHLNEGHGLPLAFYLYEKHGRQLEEVRKRLVFTTHTPELAGNEEHPLQLLAKMSFFGSVPAEEITRVAGVENGQLNYTLTALRFSRLSNGVSKVHGTVANEMWGSNKGICPIIAITNAQNGTYWRDQQLHAALEANDDTALLARKRKLKKQLFDIVADQTGTLLNPDVLTVVWARRFAGYKRADLILRHFERFLGIINNTDRPVQVLWAGKPYPKDYGAIGLFNDIIRKVKPLNNCAVLTGYELTLSGYLKRGSDIWLNTPRYPREASGTSGMTAAMNGSVSLSIADGWVPEFARHGENSFIIPHTDPYQADNVKDDIEATNLLDVLENEIVPLYYGQPDKYLEVVKTAMREVEPEFESHRMATEYYQKLYNAK